The genomic region CAATTGAAGGCATTAAAGATCTTCCTAAACTTCCTAAGGATCCATTAATTCCTAACGCTCTGCCAGCCTCCTTGCCAAAAGTCCTAGAAAGTATTGCACCACCTATTGGATGATAAAAAGCTTGTCCTATTCCTAATAGTGTCGAGCCTAATGCTATTAACGCTATGGACGGAAACATGAAGGAAATCCCAAAAAGCCCTATTGCCGCACCTTCCAAAAATATTCCTAAACTCATTAAGGCAGAATCAATGTTATGCTTATCTGCAAAGTCACCTATTAGAGGAGATAGAAGACCAGAAAGCAGAGTATAAATTATCGACATTGCTCCTAAGATTACTAGGCTTATCCTATCAACCGTAGAGTAGTATACTATAAGAAGGGGGAATATTAGAAAAGTTCCATCGTTATTAAAATGAGCTAAGGAGGTAATTATTAATATTCTTAATTCCCTCTCAACGTCCATGTTAGGTATATTTGATACCCAACTATTTAAAGCTAATTTAGAAAAATCCTATCCAGTATCATGTGAGGTAAAAATAATTATTAGCAAATTATATAGAAAAACTGATGCTGAGCGCGCTCTATACTGAACTGTGATGCAGTCCACCGGCACTGAGAGTTTACTAGTGTATCGATCATTTTCTTGATAAGTATACTCTACTATATTGGGAGATAAAAACTCCTATAAGAGCCAACGATGAGCCGAATATTTGGAAAATGTTGGGTATTTGGTCTAAAATTATGAAAGAAAATAGATAAGCAGACACTGGAACTAAAATGACTATACTAGATGCAGTTGTTGCCCCTAGGTCTTTAACACTTGAAAACCATAATATGAAGCCTAAAGCCTGAGCTATTATTGCAACTAAAATTCCCACACCTATTCCAAGGGCAGAAGGTTTAAAATAAAAATCAAAAGGAAGGATTGGTATTACAAACAGTGAAGAAAAGAGGGACATGAAGGCATTAAGCTTTACTATATCCCTATTTTTTAGGTTAGAGTAATATAAAGTTCCAACTGCCCAAAGTATTGCTGCAACTATTGCTATTAGAGATCCTAGGCTAAAATTAACGCTATCTACTGAAATAAATATACCAGCAAATGAAACTATTATTCCAACGAGTTGAGGGAATAATATTTCCTCGCCTCTTAACCTTGAGAATAATGCTACGAATATAGGTTGCATGTAAATTAGTACAGAGGCTAATGCAGGGTTAGTGGAATAGTTTATAGCTAGGTTTAGGAGTATGACAAAAATTCCCATGTTAAGTATTGCATTAATAGCCTCCTTTTTACCGTAAATTATTCCTTTCCCATAAGCTGTTAAAATTAGACCGCCTATAACAAATCTAATAAAAGTAAGGACAAAGGGAGACATAAAATAGAGGGCAATTTTTGATAAAGGGAATGAAATACCCCAAACTATTATTACTCCTAGTATTGTTAAATAACCCCTTATCACGTGTGATAATGCCTTAAAAAATATTTAAAATTAAGCGAGGAAGAGAATAAGCTTATAAAAAATTTTTAAAGTATAAAAAATATATTCAACCATGATAAAGAAAATATTATCAGGATTTATAGGAGGGCTTTTAGAGATAATCTTCTTTATAAACAATCTCAGCGTATTTTCAACGATATCCTATCACATTCTCAGGACTGATTCCGTTGTCTTGGGAATTGTACTACACTTAATTGCTGCAATTATTGTAGCATTAGTTGGAATATCGATAATAGAAGTAGCAAAAATAGGCTATGAAAACAAGAACTTCTTATCTGCATTAATTATGGGTATTTTATTTGGTTCTGCAGTGCTAAGTCTCTTTAGTCTTCCAGTTCACTTATTGGTTTTCCCAATAAAAATAACATTAACGTACGTGTTAGCTCATATTTTCTATGGTATAATAACTTACCTTGTATATTCGTTTGTTAAGTGATTATTCTTATTATTTTCTTGAACGACAACTCCTCTAAATGTGTAATTCTTAGTCCATAGTGAAACTATTAACGTAAGGATCATCATTGCAAGTCCGAAGAGAGCAATATAATTGAAAGCAGTAGAAGAAGGCATAAAACCTAAAACCAACGGTTGATTATCGTAAACCATTATGACAGGGACTTGATAAGCCTGCATAAATGACGTAGCAACTACTGGACCTGCAGCTCCACCTATGGTTCTTAGCAATGTATTCATTCCCATTCCTGTAGTTCTATATTGTTCCGGCAATGATAATGCTACCATATTTACTAAAGGTATTATGACTGCCACTAATCCTATTGATGATATAAATCCATCAATGAGAACTTCTGTTGGATTGGATCTATAATATACTAACATAATATAAGCTAATGACGATAGCAGACTACCTAGAATTAAGATAGGCTTAGGACCTATTTTTGGCAATGCTCTACCGAACATGGGGCCGAAAATTACCATTCCAAAGGCTACTGGAGACATTAATAATCCAGACTGAATTATTGATAATCCAAGTCCGTAAGGTGAAGGCAACTGAGAGTAATAAACTAGAAAGATGAAGACCGTGAACATTCCTACTCCAGAAATTATTCCTACTAAGTTAGCTACTGCAAAGTTTCTTATTTTAAATAAATCTAACCTTAACAAAGGTTCTTTTATCTTTCTTTCAACAGCTATAAAAATTCCATACGTTACTAGCCCAGAAATGAGCAAGGATAAGTTACATACTGAAGCCCATCCTAATGTAGGTCCCTCAGTAATGTAAACTAAAACTAGAACTGTAGCTAAGCCTATTAATGTTGAACCTAAGTAGTCAACTTTTTCCTTATATCTTATGCCGGTGTGTGGAAGGTACTTTATAGAAATGATGAAAAGGATTAAAGATAATATTGCCGCAGTATGAAAAGCGTAAGGCCAACCTAGATCTTCAACTACATAAGATCCAATTAGTAATCCAAGAGCTGGCCCGATTCCTATCATAGCACTTAACACTGCTTGTGCAAAAGCGACTTTTTCCTTAGGATATAAGTCTGTTATGTAAGCTATCGCTATTGGAAACATTGAGAAGCCGACGCCTTGAATAGCCCTAGCGCCTAATAAAACCCAAATATTTGGAGAAAAACCTGCTATAGCTACTGCAATTATGTAAAAACCTATTGCAGTAACGTACATCTTCTTTTTGCCGTAAGTATCTGCAAGTTTGCCCATTAACGGTGAAGTTGCGGCGGCAACTATCATATAGGCCGAAGTTACCCATCCTGCTAGCGTAGGAGAAATTGAAAAGTCCTGCTCTATCGTTGGCAAAGCAGGAATAACCATTGTTTCAACGTAGTTTACAACCAGTAACATTAAAGAAAGTATAAGTAGAGTCCTAGATTTAATGTCCATGAGGGAAATTGAGAACTTCATAGATATAAGATTTTCGATATATCTATATTATGTTGGTTTGATACCAAAATTTTTGGATAAAAACTTTTTACCTTAACTAGCTAGATGAGATTATGGCCTGGTACAATAAAGATGAAATAAAGAAATTCATAAGAAAAGACAATTCCATATTAGTAGTCTGGGACGTGCAAGAAGCTCTAGTAAATTCCATATTTAATAAAGAAGAATTTCTGCAGAAATTGAAAGAGATTATTTCTGCAGCCAGGCAATATAACGTTCCTATTGTTTACACAAAAATAACGCCGTTACCGGAAAGATTTCAACCACCTTACATGAGGAGATCATTTAACCCTGGAGACATTGTAAAGGACGTATATCCACAAGGCAGTGATGTAGTTCTAAACAAGAATACTACAAGCATATTCGTGGGCACTAATTTCGAGCTGATGTTGAGGAATGCTGGAATACAAACAATAGTATTCACTGGAATTGCAACTGATATAGGAGTAGAGACATCAGCAAGGCACGCACAAGCTTTAGGCTATTTGCCGGTTATAGCTAGAGAAGCAGTGTCGTCTTCTGACAAAGATGCACACGAAAGGTCTTTAGCAAATATGAGCAAATTAATGCCAGTTCTTGATAATAAAGAAATAATTGAAAGGTGGTCAAGCTAACGGTAAAGGAGAATAATCTTTATAACCATTAGTTAAATAAACTCCTTTTTTATTACAAGCCTCTGCTAATTCCTTAGTTACTGTCATTGCGTAAATTACTGGAATAATCTTTTTCTTTTCGATTTCTAGCTTGTAAGCCTTAAGTTTCTGTATCTTCTCTTCCAATTTCTTTCATGTACTTATTCCAGCTCTAGCTTTTACTTCCCCAACAATTACGTAACCTCCAAATTCGCCATAAATATCTATTTCCAACTTATGCAATAATTCAAGTCTGTACAGTTTAACGTCTACATTAAGCTTGGATTTAATAACGTATTCCATGTGTTCAATAGCTTCCTGCTCTAAAGAGCCAGTCAAATTTTCTAATGTGCGTAAAATTTGCTGATTCTGTTTTAATAATTTATTTATAGTTTTATCCCTCTTCTTATTTTCCCTCTCTATACTTTCCATGGTCACTTCGAATTTTTCGTCTATTTTCTTATTTTCCTCTTTCATCTCCTCAATTGCCTTATCAATTTTCTCCATTATTTGATTGAACTTTTTGTCATTTTCATCAAATTTTTCCCATACCAATTTCTGTTGATCTACAAGGTCTTGCATTGTTTTTGAAAGTTTTTCTACTTCTTTAGTCAGTTCATCTATTTTCTTAATTACTATCTTATCGGCTATAAGATCAGCTACTTTTCTCGCAAAATCTTCGTTACTTGCTAACGCTCTAGCAATTGCCTCTTCGCTCACCAAATTAATATTGAATTATAACTTTAAGAGCTTTCCTTCCTCAACCTCAACTCCTCTTATTCCGTAGTAAGTGAGGGTAGAAGAGAATACAGCATTCTCTGTTTTGTAAAACTTATAATACTCACTTCTATCTTTCCTCGTGTAATAATTCACGTAATAAAGCTCTGCAGAGCCGTCAGATCTAGATATTCTTAGTATAAAAACATTGAGAGCCGACTTAGTATACTCTTTCATTAAAAGATCTATCCCTTTTTCTATGCCGTTCTTTATTAGAAATTTTAAAGCGAGTTCACTATCTATTGTTGTTTGACCTTGGAAATTCAGATCATGGGCTAATTTTTCTTTATCGACAGAACCATTGTGGGCAAAGAAGTAAAAATAATTCTCATCGTCTCCATAAAAAGGATGAGCAAATCTAGCGGACACAGTAGATTTATCCGTTGCTTGTCTCGCGTGAAATATTGCGTAAAACTTACCTTCTATGGAAGGTAAAACTAAAGACTCAGTGAATATTGGATTTTTTGATTTATAAAAATAGATTCTTTCTCCGTCATAAATAACGTAACCCCAGCCATCGCCGTGAACGGGATTTAAACCATATTTAGAGGCAATAACGTCGTTTTTAGCAGACTCCTTCAACGCCTCATAAAGTTTAGTTAACTCTTCCTTAGAATCACCTACATAAGCAAACATTCTGCACATATAAAGAAAAAAGACTTTTACGGATAAAAGTTCTGTAGCTTTATTCTTCCATTTTCGTCGTAGACGTAAACTGAGCCTTCTTCCTCATCCAGGGTTCTCTTATGTGAACCATCGCAGAAAGGTTTATTTCTAGACAATCCACATGCACACACATAAAAACTTGTCCATTATCTGCCTTTATCATATAAGGTTTATTACGGTCGTGTTTTACTAACCTAGCCATTGCAAAGTAAGTGTAGAAAGTAAAGTATATATACAGTACGTGAATATAGATAAAGTTGGTTACTTTGAAGAAACTTGATACAATCTGCCCTATCGTTGAAACAATTAGAATAATTGGTAGCGAGCCTAAATTGCTGGTTTTAAGGTATTTATTAGATGGAGGGAAAGGATTTAACGAATTACAAAGATTAACCAAGTTAAGTTCAAAGACTTTATCTTCTACATTAAAAGATTTAGAAAATAACGATCTCATAAAGAGGATAATAATAAGTGATAGACCTTTTAGAGTAAGATATGAACTCACAGAAAAAGGCAAAGAATTGAAAGGAGTATTTGAAGAAATACAAAAATGGGGAAATAAATACCTTAAATGACCAACATAAATTAGATTTAAAAGGAAATTTAGTAACAGTATATTATGATTAATTACTATGAAGAACAATCGCTGATTATTTACCTTATCATCTATATCGGAGTTAGGAGGCTAATGCCAAGAAAGTTTAGGAAAGGCAGGATGTATTTTTGGCCAATAATATATGTGCTATTGTTAATTTTCTTCTCTGCACAGATCAACGATCCTCTTATTTTATTATCGTTGCTACCCTTAGGCATTGCGGGATACTTTCTGGGATATAGACTACTTAGAAAACAATGAGATAAAATTCTTCTTCAAAAACAGTACTCTTTATTATAAATGGCCTTATAGCATAACGCTAACGTGGACTTTGCTTTATATTATAAGAGTATCTTTAGAATTTTTTGCATTAAATAGTCTTACCATAACAATAATCGACCTTCTCCTTGCATTCAACACCGGGATATTAATCTCAGCAAGTATAGTTACAGAGAAGGGGGTTAAGGGGGCGGAAAGCCTCGCCAGATGGATAGCCCCGTGTTTAAATATTTCTTTTTCTTAAACTTCATTAATGGCTAGGAGGGGAAATAAAGCGATCAGAGCAACTGTTTCTATGAAGATCGCTCTATCTGATTCCCTCCTAGCCCTTGTTAATAACTACGTTAAAGCACTCCGTTTCACCCTATTTTGGTTAAAGGAAAATGTTCCAAACCCTAATGAGAAGGGAGTACTTTCGAAAGTCCACGAGGAGTTATACACGAGGTTAAGGGAGGAGTATAATCTACCGTCTAAAGTTGCTGAGGATTGTTATAGGGATGCCCTTTCAATATACAAGGGTTGGTATAATAATCCTAAAAAGGGTAGGTTTCCAAGAGTGTACAAACCCACTGTTTGGCTAACACCAAAGGCAAGTTATAGCGTGAACTTCGAGAGAATGACTGTTAGGATTGCAAGTGTTGGAGAACTTCAAATTCTGGGTTATTCTAGAAACCTCAAGGAGTACTTAAGCTGGAAAATGAAGGAGTCTAGGTTAGTGATCAAGGACGGTAAGGCTTTCCTTAAAGTAGTTTTTGAGAAACAGTTGGAGAAGGTTAAGCCAAAGGAGAGTGTTGCCGTTGATATAAACATGGCTGACATAGTAGTTGGGAAGGACGACAGAAACTACGTTAGGATTCCGACTCGTCTCGAAGAGGTTCATCACTGGAAGTCGTTAGCCGAAAACCTGCAAAAGAAATACCCAAGGAGGTGGAGGGAGAATAAGAGGATCTTGTATAGAGTCCGTTCTTTCCATCAAAAGGCTAAGAGGGTCATGGAGGATTTTGCTAGGAAAGTTGGGAAGTGGGTTGTTGAAATTGCTAGAGATTTTGGTGCTAATGTTGTTAAATTGGAGAGTCTTAAGAACCTCATCAAGAATATTGATAGACTGCCGGGAGAGTTTAGGGATAAACTCTACTTGATGCAGTATCGTCGTTTGCAGTATTGGATTGTTTGGCAGGCTAAGAAGCGTGGGATGATTGTTGAGTTTGTTAATCCTAGTTATTCTTCAATCTCATGCCCAAAATGTGGTAGAAGGATGGTTGAGGTTTCCCATCGTTGGTTTAGGTGTTCATGCGGTTATGAGAATGATAGGGATGTAATTGCTGTAGTTAATCTTAATGGGAGGGGGTCTCTGAGCCTCTCGACTGCCCCTCAAATGAGGGATGTAAGAGCGAATCGATGAGGGGAACCCTCGCTGGCGGGGAGGAAGTCAGCTTGAGAGAAGCTAAGAAATTCGCTCTCTCTTGAATTATAGGAGAATAAAATCTTCTCTTTATAAAGATTTAGTCTCATTGTATACCTAAGATAGATTACTCTTATATTCTACTATTAATAGTTACTAATTAATGGAAGAAGTTAAGGTAACTAGAAACTATCAAATTACAATACCCTACAATGTGAGAGAAAAACTGGGTATAAAGATAGGTGATAAGCTAGTGGTTTACGTTGAAGGAGATAAGATAATTATACGGAAAAAGGCTGGAAATATAGCTTCGCTTAATCTTACGTTAGGTAAAAAAATAACTGATAAGGAAATTAATGAAGCCATAAATGAGGCTGGAGAAAAAATTGGAAGCGGTAGTTGATACTAATTTTATAATAGCAGTAATGTTTAAAGATCACGTTAATCACGATGAAGCAATAAAAGAATGGGAAAAATTAGATAAGGTTTACTTACCTCTTATTTCCATTACCGAGATAGCTTATTTCCTGATTAAACATAACATAGATCTAAACGTTTTAAATGAAATTCTAAGCGATCCTAAAATAGAGATAATCGAGAATAGCGTTGAAGACATTTCTTACGCTCTGGGTAAAAAGGACGAGATAAAAAGTTATGATGATTTTAACGATTTCTTAATTTTATCAGTAGCTATAAGGCAAAATTTGCCATTACTTACGTTTGATAAAAAATTGAAGATAAAGATGAGAAAATAAGTGTTTTACTCATGGCGGAATTAGATTAAAAGCAAAGATAAGTTACGCCACGGGTAAACGCGTAGTCTAGTTAGAGGAGTTCGACTAGCGTGAGTAAGCTTATTTACTAAACTTTACTTAAGTAAAGCTATGAATCAGATCTCTCCAAAAGGTTTTTCACAAAAATTGGTAAAAGAAATAAAAATGAATGATGGATGGAAATATTCGTTATTAGAAATAAAAGTCAACGAGTCTCATTATGCCCACATTATAGGCAATAATGAGTTTGCAACTGGAGTTAGCGTTGATGAAAAAGGTAACGTAATAAGAATATACGCTAATAGGATAAAAATCCTGAATGAGACTGAAGACACTAAAGAAGAGGAAATTGAGCAGACTATAGTAGAATTAAAAAGCAAGAAAATTATTCACATGAGGTCAAAGCTTAGCTTAAATAAAAAAGAACAAGGATTTGGCAGAATAAAATCAATGGAAATAATCAATCAGGAGGAATACGAGCTTTGAAGAGCGAGAAAATCTTGGAATATTGCAAAACTCCAAAGTCGTTCACGGAACTAAAGGAGCTAACTGGCTTAAGCGATGCAGGACTTTACAAGGCACTAAATAAATTCCTTGAAGAAGGATTGATAAGAAAAACGGAAGAAGGGAAGTACGTTACCACCGATAAAGGAGAAAAAGCCTATAATAATCAATTAAAGAGCTTAATGGAAGAAGGCATTTGGATAGAATACTATGGTATAGGCGAAGATAAAATTAGAGAGATCCTAAAGATCTTAAAAAGCGTTAAAGGCGAGTTTTACCTTAAAGCTTCCAGCTCATCGGATGAGAGCTTATTAGAACAGCTTATAATTCTCCAAGAGTTAAATAGAAACGAGTAAACTAAATATACTTGGTAAACCAAGTATTAAATATGGCAGTAGTGATTAAAGTATCAGAAGACGTGAAGGAGAGACTAGTAAAACTCGCTGGAGAATTACAAGCTAAGACCGGGAAGAGAGTTACGCTGAACGACGTTATTAAATACCTATTAGATACTCATGAAGAGATAAACTCTGAAGGAATAGACAAGGAATTAGAAGACTTGCAAATAAAAATGGATAAGAACTCATCCATGAAAGTTGATGAGGTAGTGTATGGTAAGCAGTAATGATTTTTCTTGATACTTCATTTCTTATTGCTTATTTGAATAAGCTGGACAATAATCACGAGAAAGCGTGCAAGATAATTAAGGGAATTAATAATTACGGTACTGCAGTTATAAGCGATTATATTTTAGACGAGTTAGCAACTTTTCTAACATATCACGTAAGTAAAGAATTTGCAATAAAGGTAATAACTAAGCTAGTTCAGCTCTACATGAGAAAGAAGTTGGACATAAAGATAGTTGATAAGAAGGTTTTTGCATTAGCTTATCTCTATTTTGAGAAATTAAACGACAGAGGAAAATTGAGCTTTACTGATGCTAGCACTATAGCTATCCTTGATTATTTTAAAATTCCTTACCTTGCCTCATTTGACGGAGATTTTGATGGGCTATCTACTTTCATAATTAACAAGCAGAGTATAATTAACGTTACAAAGATAGTATAGTGCATAGTAAATTTTGAGGTTTCGAATTTATTCAATAATGTTAATAAATGTACGTCTTCTTCTCTCTAGAGTATTCGAAATTACGAGTTAAATCTTGCAATAGACGAGAATAAATGGATTACACTCCATTTATAGCTTATTAAATAATTAGTCTCCTTTTAACCTAGATCAACTATATAATATTC from Acidianus ambivalens harbors:
- a CDS encoding DMT family transporter, producing MIRGYLTILGVIIVWGISFPLSKIALYFMSPFVLTFIRFVIGGLILTAYGKGIIYGKKEAINAILNMGIFVILLNLAINYSTNPALASVLIYMQPIFVALFSRLRGEEILFPQLVGIIVSFAGIFISVDSVNFSLGSLIAIVAAILWAVGTLYYSNLKNRDIVKLNAFMSLFSSLFVIPILPFDFYFKPSALGIGVGILVAIIAQALGFILWFSSVKDLGATTASSIVILVPVSAYLFSFIILDQIPNIFQIFGSSLALIGVFISQYSRVYLSRK
- a CDS encoding MFS transporter, which gives rise to MDIKSRTLLILSLMLLVVNYVETMVIPALPTIEQDFSISPTLAGWVTSAYMIVAAATSPLMGKLADTYGKKKMYVTAIGFYIIAVAIAGFSPNIWVLLGARAIQGVGFSMFPIAIAYITDLYPKEKVAFAQAVLSAMIGIGPALGLLIGSYVVEDLGWPYAFHTAAILSLILFIISIKYLPHTGIRYKEKVDYLGSTLIGLATVLVLVYITEGPTLGWASVCNLSLLISGLVTYGIFIAVERKIKEPLLRLDLFKIRNFAVANLVGIISGVGMFTVFIFLVYYSQLPSPYGLGLSIIQSGLLMSPVAFGMVIFGPMFGRALPKIGPKPILILGSLLSSLAYIMLVYYRSNPTEVLIDGFISSIGLVAVIIPLVNMVALSLPEQYRTTGMGMNTLLRTIGGAAGPVVATSFMQAYQVPVIMVYDNQPLVLGFMPSSTAFNYIALFGLAMMILTLIVSLWTKNYTFRGVVVQENNKNNHLTNEYTR
- a CDS encoding isochorismatase family cysteine hydrolase, with protein sequence MAWYNKDEIKKFIRKDNSILVVWDVQEALVNSIFNKEEFLQKLKEIISAARQYNVPIVYTKITPLPERFQPPYMRRSFNPGDIVKDVYPQGSDVVLNKNTTSIFVGTNFELMLRNAGIQTIVFTGIATDIGVETSARHAQALGYLPVIAREAVSSSDKDAHERSLANMSKLMPVLDNKEIIERWSS
- a CDS encoding class II glutamine amidotransferase, giving the protein MCRMFAYVGDSKEELTKLYEALKESAKNDVIASKYGLNPVHGDGWGYVIYDGERIYFYKSKNPIFTESLVLPSIEGKFYAIFHARQATDKSTVSARFAHPFYGDDENYFYFFAHNGSVDKEKLAHDLNFQGQTTIDSELALKFLIKNGIEKGIDLLMKEYTKSALNVFILRISRSDGSAELYYVNYYTRKDRSEYYKFYKTENAVFSSTLTYYGIRGVEVEEGKLLKL
- a CDS encoding winged helix-turn-helix transcriptional regulator — protein: MKLVTLKKLDTICPIVETIRIIGSEPKLLVLRYLLDGGKGFNELQRLTKLSSKTLSSTLKDLENNDLIKRIIISDRPFRVRYELTEKGKELKGVFEEIQKWGNKYLK
- a CDS encoding RNA-guided endonuclease TnpB family protein — protein: MARRGNKAIRATVSMKIALSDSLLALVNNYVKALRFTLFWLKENVPNPNEKGVLSKVHEELYTRLREEYNLPSKVAEDCYRDALSIYKGWYNNPKKGRFPRVYKPTVWLTPKASYSVNFERMTVRIASVGELQILGYSRNLKEYLSWKMKESRLVIKDGKAFLKVVFEKQLEKVKPKESVAVDINMADIVVGKDDRNYVRIPTRLEEVHHWKSLAENLQKKYPRRWRENKRILYRVRSFHQKAKRVMEDFARKVGKWVVEIARDFGANVVKLESLKNLIKNIDRLPGEFRDKLYLMQYRRLQYWIVWQAKKRGMIVEFVNPSYSSISCPKCGRRMVEVSHRWFRCSCGYENDRDVIAVVNLNGRGSLSLSTAPQMRDVRANR
- a CDS encoding AbrB/MazE/SpoVT family DNA-binding domain-containing protein; translation: MEEVKVTRNYQITIPYNVREKLGIKIGDKLVVYVEGDKIIIRKKAGNIASLNLTLGKKITDKEINEAINEAGEKIGSGS
- a CDS encoding PIN domain-containing protein — translated: MEAVVDTNFIIAVMFKDHVNHDEAIKEWEKLDKVYLPLISITEIAYFLIKHNIDLNVLNEILSDPKIEIIENSVEDISYALGKKDEIKSYDDFNDFLILSVAIRQNLPLLTFDKKLKIKMRK
- a CDS encoding helix-turn-helix domain-containing protein, with amino-acid sequence MKSEKILEYCKTPKSFTELKELTGLSDAGLYKALNKFLEEGLIRKTEEGKYVTTDKGEKAYNNQLKSLMEEGIWIEYYGIGEDKIREILKILKSVKGEFYLKASSSSDESLLEQLIILQELNRNE
- a CDS encoding type II toxin-antitoxin system VapC family toxin, whose amino-acid sequence is MIFLDTSFLIAYLNKLDNNHEKACKIIKGINNYGTAVISDYILDELATFLTYHVSKEFAIKVITKLVQLYMRKKLDIKIVDKKVFALAYLYFEKLNDRGKLSFTDASTIAILDYFKIPYLASFDGDFDGLSTFIINKQSIINVTKIV